The sequence TATCATCTCAATTTACCGTTTGTCATTAATTTAATTTCTACAAGTTAAATTGCTAGATACTTATTACATCAGAAAAATAAAGCCTACTCATTTTAGTTAGGTTTATTATGCCAAATTAGGTTTTTGTGCATATTGAGAAGAGGATGTAATTATGACAAGTTCAAATTATGAATATTCACAAAATAGAGAATACAAAAATATTATAACGGTTGAACTTACGAGTTTTACCCGTAGATTTGCAGCAATCATAATAGACAGCATTCTACTAAGTTTGATTTTAGCTGTATTTTTTGCAGTTTTTTATGGTGATTCAGACTGGCTAGCGAATCAAAATGAATGGAGTTTTAACGGTATAGTGTATAACGAGCTATTACCTTTATTGCTAGTTGTGATGTTTTGGGTTCATAAAGCAGCTACACCAGGTAAAATGTTATTAAATGCCAAAGTGGTTGATGCCAAAACGGGTAATAACTTATCTATCGGCCAATCAATTATTAGATATGTCGGTTATATTATTTCTGCTATTCCATTTGGTTTAGGTTTTATCTGGGCTTTATTTGATGAAAAAAAACGAGGCTGGCACGATATGTTAGCAGGGAGTATGGTTATTAGAAATGATGGTTAATTTATACCCAAGCCACTTCAAGATGCGAGTTTCAGATGTCCCCGCAGGGTTGGTTTAGAAACGCTTTATACTGCGTTATTGATTTTGAAAAGGGAATGACCATTATCTGCAATCAATGCCTTGTCTAAAGCGTTTCTAACGCCAACTGAATTCTGCATCTTGGAGTGGTTTGGGTATATAAAGAGCCTATCTTAATTGATAGGCTCTTTTTGGTTTAGACTATTTATGGTATTACAAACCGTTGTGGTACTGCACGTTAGTTCTTTGTTCTACTAAATGGTTCAACGATTGCTCAGCTTCAGTTTTACCTTCAAGCAATAATTCAAACTGTTTTATCAGATCTTCTTTATCTGGTGATGTTTTATCACCAGCACCGATATTAGTTAAATCAATCATAAAGTTATCAAATAAGTGAGAAAGATCATTAATGATCTCCATATTTAAGAACTGATCTTGATTATAAATACTAGGGTAACCGGCTTTTTGCTTATCAATGGCAAAAGAGTCACCTTTTAAGTTAGTAATGCTGGTAGATTTATCACACGACAACATACAGCCATTATCAATACGTGGCTTTTCACAACCAACACTTTGTTGGAAGAAACACTGCCTGCTTACCATTAATAGAATTGGATGATAAATACTGTACATCATTTTAAAGTTTTCAGGACGCGCAATGTTTTGTATTTGTTGGCGGTTTATTTCGTTTGAAATAAACGCACCGCTACAATCAAAGGTTTCTTTCATTGCCATTAGGGCATATGAATTTGTGATATTTAAAAATGGACCAGCTATCCATTTTATACCTAGCTTATGCGCTTCATAAGCGATGCCTGTATTGTTAGTTACAATAAGTTCAGGTTTTACTTGTTGTAGGATATTAAGCGCTACATCGTAATCTTTCCCAATTAATACAGAAGGGAACCAAGGAATTAACCTTGGATTTTGCTTTAAAAAGTCGATGTATTTAGTGCAGCCGCGTTTGTAAGCATCTGGTAGTTTGAAATAAATATCTGCATCAGTCGTATCTGCTAATTTTACATCTGCTTCATCACAAATTAAAATTGATAATTTAGTACCTGACTCTGTTTTTTCATGGTTAACTAATTTTGGTAATGCGACTTCAGCTACAATTTCTTGAGATTCATTTAATAAAGCAGATACTTTATTTTTAATTTGCGTTAACTCTTTATAAGTAATGCATAAATCTGACTCTAATTCATCCGTATTAATAGGTTGTAAGTTGTAGCCTGCATTATTTAGGCTTTTAAATCTGTGCTCTAATAACTCAGCATCAAAATTAACTTTATCGCTTTGTCTTAATTCAGAGTCAGATATAACAACATAAGTTTGTTGCTCTACTGAAAAACCTTCAGTTGTTACTGTTAAAGTTAATGGTGTACCTTGTTTACCCGAAAAGCTTAAGGTAAGCGGTACTTTTTCAATACTCAGATGTTTTATTTTGTCATCTACAGTGGCATTAATAATGCTTTTTTCTTGATGAAGTTCTTGCTTGGCATCAAAAATTTGCACCACTGAAATGGCATTACTTTTATTGATAGCGTGATCTTTTGAGTTATCACGTGGGTTATCAATAAACATTGATTGGTTTAAATCACCTTTTAAGAATGAGTTTGTAAAATCGCGATTAAATACTTTATATAAACGTTCGCCATCTTCTAATAATTCGCCCGTTTTTAAAAAACCATCAATTTGTTTTCTAAAGCTATCAATTACTGTATGTACGTAACTTGAACCTTTAATACGCCCTTCAACTTTAAAAGAATGTACGCCAGCTTCGATCAATGCAGGTAAATCAAAAAATGCTGAGTTGTCTTTTATGTTTAACGGAAAGTTGTTACCTGACTCGGTTGTTTCGTATTCTTCTCTACAAGCTTGGCTACAACGACCACGGTTACCTGAATTACCTACACTTGCAGATGTTGAGTAACATAATCCAGAGAAAGCCACACATAAAGAACCATGCACAAATACTTCAGTTAAAGTGTCATGCTTACGACCAACAGCGGTTAATGCGGTAATTTCTCTTAAATTTAACTCTCTAGATAAGTTAACACGTGATGCACCTAACTTTTTCAAAAATGGAATTTGGCCAGCAT is a genomic window of Pseudoalteromonas sp. '520P1 No. 423' containing:
- a CDS encoding RDD family protein, which produces MTSSNYEYSQNREYKNIITVELTSFTRRFAAIIIDSILLSLILAVFFAVFYGDSDWLANQNEWSFNGIVYNELLPLLLVVMFWVHKAATPGKMLLNAKVVDAKTGNNLSIGQSIIRYVGYIISAIPFGLGFIWALFDEKKRGWHDMLAGSMVIRNDG
- a CDS encoding peptidase U32 family protein, with amino-acid sequence MNPNIELLAPGGDVDAIKAAIIAGADAVYCGLDTFNARNRASNISFDELIGIIRLAHQYECQIFLTLNIVILEREFKALTKLLNKLVNTTLDGVIVQDLGMFNLLTKHFPTLDIHASTQLTTHNAGQIPFLKKLGASRVNLSRELNLREITALTAVGRKHDTLTEVFVHGSLCVAFSGLCYSTSASVGNSGNRGRCSQACREEYETTESGNNFPLNIKDNSAFFDLPALIEAGVHSFKVEGRIKGSSYVHTVIDSFRKQIDGFLKTGELLEDGERLYKVFNRDFTNSFLKGDLNQSMFIDNPRDNSKDHAINKSNAISVVQIFDAKQELHQEKSIINATVDDKIKHLSIEKVPLTLSFSGKQGTPLTLTVTTEGFSVEQQTYVVISDSELRQSDKVNFDAELLEHRFKSLNNAGYNLQPINTDELESDLCITYKELTQIKNKVSALLNESQEIVAEVALPKLVNHEKTESGTKLSILICDEADVKLADTTDADIYFKLPDAYKRGCTKYIDFLKQNPRLIPWFPSVLIGKDYDVALNILQQVKPELIVTNNTGIAYEAHKLGIKWIAGPFLNITNSYALMAMKETFDCSGAFISNEINRQQIQNIARPENFKMMYSIYHPILLMVSRQCFFQQSVGCEKPRIDNGCMLSCDKSTSITNLKGDSFAIDKQKAGYPSIYNQDQFLNMEIINDLSHLFDNFMIDLTNIGAGDKTSPDKEDLIKQFELLLEGKTEAEQSLNHLVEQRTNVQYHNGL